The following proteins come from a genomic window of Companilactobacillus pabuli:
- the sufU gene encoding Fe-S cluster assembly sulfur transfer protein SufU, whose protein sequence is MSLMGLNNLYREVILDHSQNPHHKHALPQATSKTTLKNPTCGDVINLELEIKDDKIIDAGFSGEGCTISQASASMMTDAIIDKTTTQGLEMAHIFSDMVMGKKHSDSDLKKLGDAAILSSVMQFPARIKCATLSWWALRKSLGEEVDD, encoded by the coding sequence ATGAGTTTAATGGGATTGAACAATCTATATCGTGAAGTTATCTTGGATCATTCACAAAATCCACATCATAAGCATGCTTTACCACAAGCAACGTCTAAGACTACTTTGAAAAATCCAACTTGTGGCGATGTAATCAATTTGGAATTAGAAATTAAAGATGACAAGATCATTGATGCAGGATTTAGTGGCGAAGGTTGTACTATCAGTCAAGCATCTGCCAGCATGATGACCGATGCTATAATTGATAAAACCACCACGCAAGGACTAGAAATGGCCCACATCTTTTCTGATATGGTCATGGGTAAAAAGCATTCTGATTCAGATTTAAAGAAGTTGGGTGATGCCGCAATCTTATCAAGTGTCATGCAGTTTCCAGCCCGGATTAAGTGTGCCACATTGAGCTGGTGGGCTTTAAGAAAATCATTAGGAGAAGAAGTCGATGATTGA